Proteins encoded in a region of the Solanum dulcamara chromosome 9, daSolDulc1.2, whole genome shotgun sequence genome:
- the LOC129903423 gene encoding patatin-like protein 2 gives MERKTSQIQPPTYGDFITVLSIDGGGIRGIIPATILSFLESQLQELDGKDARLADYFDVIAGTSTGGLVTAMLTAPDENNRPLYAAKDITPFYLEHCPKIFPQKNCGLFAPIRKMVQALIGSKYDGKYLHKVVKEKLKNIRLSNTITNVVIPTFDIKKLQPTIFSTYETKRSTCSDAKLSDICISTSAAPTYLPAHYFKVEDGKGNVREHNLIDGGVAANNPGLIAIAEVSKEIFKNNPDFFPIKPMDYGCFLVISIGTGAAKFEEKYNSSMAAKWGIVHWLFQKGSTPLVDIFTQSSADMVDYHNSVVFQALRSENSYLRIQEDGLSGTEASVDVATKGNLERLVEIGKNLLKKPLSRINLETGLTESIPKGGTNEEALKRFATLLVNERRLRESRSPLVIKKASK, from the exons ATGGAGAGAAAAACATCTCAAATCCAACCTCCAACTTATGGAGATTTCATCACTGTTCTTAGTATTGATGGAGGTGGCATTCGAGGAATTATTCCAGCTACCATCCTCAGTTTTCTTGAATCACAACTTCAg GAGTTGGATGGAAAGGATGCAAGACTTGCAGATTACTTTGACGTAATTGCTGGAACTAGCACTGGTGGCCTTGTGACGGCCATGCTAACGGCTCCAGATGAAAATAATCGTCCACTTTATGCGGCCAAAGATATTACCCCGTTCTATTTGGAGCACTGTCCAAAGATTTTTCCACAAAAGAACTG TGGTTTGTTTGCTCCAATTAGGAAGATGGTACAAGCTCTAATAGGATCAAAATATGATGGAAAATACCTACATAAAGTTGTCaaggaaaaattgaaaaatattcgCCTTAGTAATACTATTACTAACGTTGTTATTCCAACTTTTGATATCAAGAAGTTGCAACCAACCATTTTCTCCACTTATGAG ACGAAACGATCAACATGTTCTGATGCAAAATTGTCCGATATTTGTATTAGTACTTCAGCAGCTCCAACTTATCTTCCTGCTCATTATTTCAAAGTTGAAGATGGTAAAGGCAATGTTAGAGAACATAATCTCATTGATGGTGGCGTTGCTGCGAATAATCCG GGTTTGATTGCAATAGCAGAAGTAAGCAAAGAAATTTTCAAGAATAACCCGGATTTCTTCCCAATAAAACCGATGGACTATGGTTGTTTTCTTGTAATATCAATAGGGACAGGAGCtgcaaaatttgaagaaaaatataattcatcCATGGCAGCCAAATGGGGGATTGTGCATTGGTTATTTCAGAAAGGTTCTACACCATTAGTCGACATATTCACTCAATCAAGTGCCGATATGGTTGATTACCATAATTCTGTTGTTTTTCAAGCTCTTCGTAGTGAAAATAGTTACCTTCGAATTCaa GAGGATGGACTGAGTGGAACAGAAGCCTCAGTAGATGTGGCTACAAAGGGAAATTTGGAGAGACTAGTGGAAATTGGgaaaaatttattgaaaaagcCACTTTCAAGGATAAATTTGGAAACAGGTTTGACAGAATCAATTCCTAAAGGAGGCACTAATGAAGAAGCCCTTAAGAG GTTTGCAACATTATTGGTCAACGAAAGAAGACTTCGTGAGTCAAGATCGCCACTTGTTATCAAGAAAGCCTCGAAGTAA
- the LOC129902406 gene encoding uncharacterized mitochondrial protein AtMg00240-like, with protein sequence MTQRKYILELISERGLAGEKHVMTPPEQHRKFAITEYDKYLKKEDNDPQLVDKSAYQRLVGKLLYLAMTRPAISYAVQTLSQYMYDTKQSHLEGALHVVRYIKGRTDLGILLSSDKNNTLKTFCDSDWAFCAAIKKSVTGYYVKFGRSLIS encoded by the coding sequence ATGACTCAGAGGAAATACATACTAGAATTGATATCAGAACGGGGCTTGGCAGGAGAAAAGCATGTTATGACACCTCCAGAACAACATCGGAAATTTGCTATCACTGAATATGACAAATATTTGAAGAAGGAAGATAATGATCCACAACTGGTGGACAAAAGTGCTTATCAGAGATTGGTAGGAAAATTACTTTATTTAGCAATGACAAGACCAGCCATCTCTTATGCAGTACAAACCTTGAGTCAATACATGTATGATACAAAGCAATCTCATCTAGAAGGAGCACTTCATGTAGTAAGGTACATCAAAGGAAGAACTGATTTAGGCATTTTGCTGAGTAGTGACAAGAATAATACACTGAAGACCTTTTGTGACTCTGACTGGGCATTTTGTGCAGCAATAAAGAAATCAGTGACAGGCTATTATGTAAAGTTCGGCAGGTCTTTGATCTCctga